The Microbacterium paraoxydans genome includes a window with the following:
- a CDS encoding App1 family protein, producing the protein MAPAPPAPRIHWFARLEHRLHVWREGRARRRGRSATVLPFPGYGGPGWVRVLGRVLIVPPQRRGRDGEPASIRGWRSFVGIPVGFASVDVHVGDSTHRVVADRGGVIDTVIRADLEPGWQTFTITVEGQEPIEARAFVVAESTRFGVVSDVDDTVMVTALPRPFIAFWNSFVVDEHARIPVPGMAVLLDQLLRQHPGAPMVYLSTGAWNVAPTLSRFLGRHLFPAGSLLLTDWGPTHDRWFRSGRDHKLTNLRRLATEFPDIKWLLIGDDGQHDEAIYTQFQEEYPDSVAGVAIRRLLPAEAVLAGGRAEMESHDADEVPWVSAEDGAGLRDQLGDAGILH; encoded by the coding sequence ATGGCCCCCGCACCCCCGGCGCCCAGGATCCACTGGTTCGCCCGTCTCGAGCACCGCCTGCACGTGTGGCGCGAGGGACGAGCGCGCCGCCGCGGCCGGAGCGCCACCGTGCTGCCCTTCCCGGGCTACGGCGGCCCCGGGTGGGTCCGTGTGCTCGGTCGCGTGCTGATCGTCCCGCCGCAGCGCCGCGGCCGCGACGGGGAACCGGCGAGCATCCGCGGCTGGCGCAGCTTCGTCGGCATCCCCGTGGGTTTCGCCTCGGTCGACGTGCATGTCGGCGACAGCACGCATCGGGTGGTCGCCGACCGCGGCGGCGTCATCGACACCGTCATCCGCGCCGACCTCGAACCCGGCTGGCAGACCTTCACGATCACCGTCGAGGGACAGGAGCCGATCGAGGCGCGGGCCTTCGTCGTCGCGGAGAGCACCCGGTTCGGCGTCGTCTCCGACGTCGACGACACGGTCATGGTCACGGCGCTCCCCCGGCCCTTCATCGCCTTCTGGAACTCGTTCGTCGTCGACGAGCACGCCCGCATCCCGGTCCCGGGGATGGCCGTGCTGCTCGACCAGCTGCTCCGGCAGCACCCGGGGGCTCCGATGGTCTACCTCTCCACCGGCGCCTGGAACGTCGCCCCCACGCTGTCGCGGTTCCTCGGTCGTCACCTCTTCCCCGCCGGCTCGCTGCTGCTGACCGACTGGGGCCCCACGCACGATCGCTGGTTCCGCAGCGGGCGCGACCACAAGCTCACGAACCTCCGGCGACTGGCCACCGAGTTCCCCGACATCAAGTGGCTCCTGATCGGCGACGACGGCCAGCATGACGAGGCGATCTACACGCAGTTCCAGGAGGAGTACCCGGATTCGGTCGCGGGTGTCGCGATCCGGCGGCTGCTGCCTGCCGAGGCGGTGCTCGCCGGCGGCCGTGCCGAGATGGAATCCCATGACGCGGACGAGGTGCCGTGGGTGAGTGCCGAGGACGGCGCGGGCCTGCGCGACCAGCTCGGCGACGCCGGCATCCTGCACTGA
- a CDS encoding glycoside hydrolase family 3 N-terminal domain-containing protein, with protein MQAAEPGELRQQAAALVADMSTAEQASSIVMGHIGGTDPAALRAYMQSGLGGFILMGGNIPATEEELRTLTAALTVDPSLPPLIAVDQEGGIVSRLPWDTFPASTTLKSRPVAETSAAFAARGALVARAGITVDFGTVADVPADRGSFIFGRALGIDPKNAADRTAAATTAQEHFVASTLKHFPGHGAAPGDSHHAIPSTGMTKAAWREADAVPFAAGIDAGASVLMYGHLAYTAVDSRPASLSAEWHRIAREELGFDGVAVTDDLGMLLSSGDPAYADPVANGVAAVAAGNDLVLMIAGSTAQTATDMAAGIAAAVDAGTLPAERLEDAATRVLTLRLQLAAASSSWAVCGDCGAG; from the coding sequence GTGCAGGCCGCAGAGCCCGGCGAGCTCCGACAGCAGGCCGCCGCTCTCGTCGCGGACATGAGTACCGCGGAGCAGGCATCGTCCATCGTGATGGGACACATCGGCGGGACCGATCCGGCGGCGCTGCGTGCCTATATGCAGTCGGGGCTCGGCGGATTCATCCTCATGGGCGGGAACATCCCGGCCACGGAGGAAGAGCTCCGCACGCTGACGGCCGCGCTGACCGTCGACCCCTCCCTCCCGCCGCTGATCGCGGTGGACCAGGAGGGCGGCATCGTCTCGCGCCTGCCCTGGGACACCTTCCCGGCGTCGACGACCCTGAAGAGCCGTCCGGTCGCCGAGACCTCGGCAGCCTTCGCGGCCCGGGGCGCGCTCGTCGCGCGCGCCGGGATCACCGTCGACTTCGGTACCGTCGCCGACGTTCCCGCGGACCGCGGCTCGTTCATCTTCGGGCGGGCCCTCGGCATCGATCCAAAGAATGCCGCCGACCGCACCGCGGCGGCGACTACGGCGCAGGAGCACTTCGTCGCGTCGACGCTCAAGCACTTCCCCGGGCACGGAGCGGCGCCGGGCGACTCCCATCACGCGATCCCGAGCACCGGCATGACGAAGGCCGCCTGGCGCGAAGCGGATGCCGTGCCGTTCGCCGCCGGCATCGACGCCGGCGCCTCGGTGCTCATGTACGGCCATCTCGCGTACACCGCCGTGGACTCCCGTCCGGCGTCGCTCTCCGCGGAGTGGCATCGCATCGCGCGGGAGGAGCTCGGCTTCGACGGCGTGGCCGTGACGGACGACCTCGGCATGCTGCTGTCCTCGGGGGACCCCGCGTACGCCGATCCGGTCGCGAACGGCGTCGCCGCAGTCGCGGCCGGCAACGACCTCGTGCTCATGATCGCGGGGTCCACCGCCCAGACCGCGACCGACATGGCCGCGGGGATCGCCGCGGCGGTCGACGCCGGGACGCTGCCCGCCGAGCGTCTGGAGGACGCGGCGACCCGGGTGCTCACCCTGCGTCTGCAGCTCGCCGCAGCGTCGTCGTCGTGGGCGGTCTGCGGGGACTGCGGCGCCGGCTGA
- a CDS encoding DedA family protein, which translates to MDDLLLWLLDTVQSIDPVTRTLVAGLAVMLETSILIGLIVPGDTIVIIASMGVATPLEGIAMGVAVVVGALIGESIGFWLGRWLGPYIRASWLGRRIGEHNWVRAENYLARRGGIAIFLSRFLPVLHSLVPLTVGMSEYPYRRFLAWTTPACIIWASAYVSVTSLAAGSFRELVDRVHFAGYLFVGVIALFLVLAYLGKRLLHRLEARHLEAPAAESDADVKD; encoded by the coding sequence GTGGACGACCTCCTGCTCTGGCTCCTCGACACCGTGCAGTCGATCGATCCGGTCACGCGCACCTTGGTCGCAGGTCTCGCCGTCATGCTGGAGACGAGCATCCTCATCGGCCTCATCGTCCCCGGCGACACGATCGTCATCATCGCCTCGATGGGCGTCGCCACTCCCCTCGAGGGCATCGCGATGGGCGTGGCCGTCGTCGTCGGCGCCCTCATCGGCGAGAGCATCGGCTTCTGGCTCGGCCGCTGGCTGGGCCCGTACATCCGTGCCTCCTGGCTCGGACGGCGGATCGGCGAGCACAACTGGGTGCGCGCGGAGAACTACCTGGCCCGACGCGGCGGCATCGCCATCTTCCTCTCCCGCTTCCTCCCGGTCCTCCATTCCCTCGTCCCCCTCACGGTGGGGATGAGCGAGTACCCCTACCGGCGCTTCCTGGCCTGGACGACCCCGGCCTGCATCATCTGGGCCTCGGCGTACGTGAGCGTCACCTCGCTGGCGGCCGGGAGCTTCCGCGAGCTCGTCGACCGCGTGCACTTCGCGGGCTACCTCTTCGTGGGAGTCATCGCCCTGTTCCTCGTGCTCGCCTACCTGGGCAAGCGGCTGCTGCACCGTCTCGAAGCTCGTCATCTGGAGGCCCCGGCGGCGGAGTCCGACGCCGACGTGAAAGACTGA